A single region of the Gilliamella apis genome encodes:
- a CDS encoding glycerate kinase family protein, producing the protein MKQKTFVLAPDSFKESLTAKEVCQAIESGLKKVFPDAKYIHVPMADGGEGTTQSLVDATNGTLHTCEVTGPLGNKVTAYYGILGDNTTAVIEMASASGIHLVPKEQRNPLITTTFGTGELILASLKHGIKKIILGIGGSATNDGGAGMAQALGVKFYDKNNQIIAKGGGALEHLARIDISEVNPQLDKVEFIVASDVTNPLCGEKGASRVFGPQKGATSEMIKQLDDNLQHYASIIKSQLNKDVATIPGAGAAGGLGAGLMAFTNSKMEKGIDIVIKYSNLENQLIGADFCFTGEGGIDFQTKFGKTPYGVAQTAKKHNIPVIALAGMIGENIEELYPEGINAIFGIIPSISKIEDLLADGFKNIERTSENIGRLINIAQI; encoded by the coding sequence ATGAAACAAAAAACATTTGTACTTGCTCCTGACTCGTTTAAGGAAAGCTTAACCGCAAAAGAGGTATGTCAGGCAATCGAATCTGGATTAAAAAAAGTTTTTCCTGATGCTAAATATATTCATGTACCGATGGCTGATGGTGGTGAAGGCACAACACAATCATTAGTCGACGCAACTAATGGAACATTACATACATGTGAAGTCACAGGTCCTCTTGGTAACAAAGTCACTGCCTATTATGGCATTCTAGGTGATAACACGACTGCGGTCATTGAAATGGCCTCAGCAAGCGGTATCCATCTTGTACCCAAAGAACAACGAAATCCATTGATTACCACAACATTTGGTACGGGCGAATTAATCCTTGCCAGCTTAAAACATGGTATTAAAAAAATCATTTTAGGTATTGGTGGTAGCGCCACAAATGATGGTGGCGCAGGAATGGCACAAGCCTTAGGAGTGAAGTTTTATGATAAAAATAATCAGATAATTGCTAAAGGAGGCGGCGCATTAGAGCATTTAGCTAGAATTGATATATCTGAAGTCAATCCTCAATTAGATAAAGTTGAATTTATCGTTGCTAGTGACGTCACTAACCCTCTATGTGGAGAAAAAGGAGCTTCAAGAGTATTTGGGCCTCAAAAAGGGGCTACATCTGAAATGATTAAACAATTGGATGATAACTTACAGCATTATGCATCCATTATAAAATCTCAGCTAAATAAAGATGTCGCAACTATTCCAGGTGCTGGTGCCGCTGGTGGATTAGGTGCCGGATTAATGGCGTTTACCAATAGTAAAATGGAAAAAGGCATCGATATTGTTATCAAGTATAGTAATTTAGAAAATCAATTAATCGGCGCAGATTTCTGTTTTACTGGTGAAGGTGGGATTGACTTTCAAACCAAATTTGGTAAAACACCTTATGGTGTTGCCCAAACGGCCAAAAAACACAATATTCCAGTTATTGCATTAGCCGGGATGATTGGCGAAAACATCGAGGAACTTTATCCAGAAGGTATTAACGCCATTTTCGGTATTATCCCTTCGATATCTAAAATTGAGGATCTATTGGCTGATGGGTTTAAAAATATTGAACGAACCAGTGAAAATATTGGTCGCTTAATTAATATAGCTCAAATTTAA